In the Ilumatobacteraceae bacterium genome, one interval contains:
- the msrA gene encoding peptide-methionine (S)-S-oxide reductase MsrA, which yields MLFRKKTEMIEPSDALPGRDEPMPVVADHVVLGTPITPPFPDGIETIYVAMGCFWGAERIYWQLDGVYTTAAGYAGGWTKHPTYAETCTAQTGHTETVLVAYDPQVVTVDQLMKAFWENHDPTTANRQGNDVGTQYRSAVFTTTDAQHAAVEASRARYQAALTAAGYGEITTQIDRLENAGDGVFYYAEDDHQGYLHKHPGGYCNHGFCQIGYDLDAHGQGAARATLPDA from the coding sequence ATGCTGTTCCGCAAGAAGACCGAGATGATCGAACCGTCCGACGCCTTGCCGGGCCGCGACGAACCGATGCCGGTCGTCGCCGATCACGTCGTGCTCGGCACACCGATCACCCCGCCGTTCCCCGACGGCATCGAGACGATCTACGTCGCGATGGGCTGTTTCTGGGGTGCCGAGCGCATCTACTGGCAACTCGACGGTGTGTACACCACGGCGGCCGGATACGCCGGCGGATGGACCAAGCACCCGACCTACGCGGAGACCTGCACCGCCCAGACGGGTCACACCGAGACCGTGCTGGTCGCCTACGACCCCCAGGTCGTCACGGTCGACCAGCTGATGAAGGCGTTCTGGGAGAACCACGATCCGACGACCGCCAACCGACAGGGCAACGACGTGGGCACCCAGTATCGATCGGCGGTGTTCACCACCACCGACGCCCAGCACGCAGCCGTCGAGGCGTCGCGTGCTCGCTACCAGGCGGCGTTGACCGCGGCCGGCTACGGCGAGATCACCACGCAGATCGACCGGCTCGAGAACGCCGGCGATGGCGTCTTCTACTACGCCGAGGACGACCACCAGGGTTACCTCCACAAGCACCCGGGCGGCTACTGCAACCACGGCTTCTGCCAGATCGGCTACGACCTCGACGCGCACGGCCAGGGCGCGGCCCGCGCGACCCTGCCCGACGCCTGA
- a CDS encoding ABC transporter permease, giving the protein MSLADLPLRIIPRQVLQARRPHRLLERHWIINRSGGWMIVVSGFFEPLFYLLSIRVGFGSLVGDITDGDRVISYAEFVAPALMAASAMNGAVFESTMNIFFQLKYDKVYDAALATPLTSGDVAIGEILYATFRGSLYSVAFLVTLVALGMAQSPWVVLAVPVCVLIALAFSAVGMATTTYMRSWADFEYVPSITLPMFLFSATFYPLSSYGDWGWVVQLSPLYHGVALVRGASFGEWSWAYPAHLAVLVAMLITGVAIASRRIERLLLP; this is encoded by the coding sequence ATGAGCCTCGCCGATCTGCCCCTCCGGATCATCCCGCGCCAGGTGCTGCAGGCTCGACGCCCGCACCGCCTGCTCGAACGGCACTGGATCATCAACCGCTCGGGCGGTTGGATGATCGTCGTCTCCGGGTTCTTCGAGCCGCTCTTCTACCTGCTGTCGATCCGGGTGGGGTTCGGCTCGCTCGTCGGCGACATCACCGACGGCGACCGCGTGATCTCGTACGCCGAGTTCGTGGCGCCCGCGCTGATGGCTGCGTCGGCGATGAACGGTGCCGTGTTCGAGTCGACGATGAACATCTTCTTCCAACTCAAGTACGACAAGGTCTACGACGCCGCGCTCGCGACGCCGCTCACGTCGGGCGACGTCGCGATCGGCGAGATCCTCTATGCGACGTTCCGCGGCTCGCTGTACTCGGTGGCGTTCCTCGTGACCCTCGTGGCGCTCGGGATGGCCCAGTCGCCGTGGGTCGTGCTGGCGGTGCCGGTCTGTGTGCTGATCGCGCTCGCGTTCAGCGCGGTCGGCATGGCGACCACGACCTACATGCGGTCGTGGGCCGACTTCGAGTACGTGCCGTCGATCACCCTCCCGATGTTCCTGTTCTCCGCGACGTTCTATCCCCTGTCGAGCTACGGCGACTGGGGCTGGGTCGTCCAGCTCAGCCCGCTCTACCACGGTGTCGCGCTCGTCCGGGGTGCCAGCTTCGGCGAGTGGTCGTGGGCGTACCCGGCCCACCTGGCGGTGCTCGTCGCGATGCTGATCACCGGCGTCGCGATCGCGTCGCGCCGCATCGAGCGACTCCTGCTGCCCTGA
- a CDS encoding ABC transporter permease translates to MSTPAAIRVWESHFTLYRTIWRSNVMGAVLQPFLYLLGMGLGVGALVNRNESSGQLLDGLTYFEFLAPGLLATTGMMISAQESLWPVLGGFKWQRTFHAQAASPLSAGQITGGLALWQTTRSLISVSGVAVVLVFFPETRSPGLALAVLFGGLTGVAFAAPITGWTATRERESSFPTIMRFGIIPLFLFGGAFFPVSQLPDWIEPVAKVTPLWHGVELCRNAVHGRLGVTEALVHCTVLLAFALGGWALSRWAFAKRLAA, encoded by the coding sequence ATGTCGACGCCCGCCGCGATCCGCGTCTGGGAGAGCCACTTCACGCTGTACCGGACCATCTGGCGTTCGAACGTGATGGGCGCCGTCCTGCAACCGTTCCTGTACCTGCTCGGCATGGGCCTCGGCGTCGGCGCGCTCGTCAACCGCAACGAATCGTCAGGTCAGCTGCTCGACGGGCTCACGTACTTCGAGTTCCTCGCACCCGGCCTGCTGGCGACGACCGGGATGATGATCTCGGCCCAAGAATCGCTGTGGCCGGTGCTCGGCGGATTCAAGTGGCAGCGCACGTTCCACGCCCAGGCTGCGAGCCCGCTCAGTGCCGGCCAGATCACCGGAGGCCTCGCCCTCTGGCAGACCACCCGCTCGCTGATCTCGGTGTCGGGTGTCGCCGTGGTCCTGGTGTTCTTCCCCGAGACCCGTTCGCCGGGGCTCGCACTCGCCGTGCTGTTCGGCGGCCTCACCGGCGTGGCGTTCGCTGCGCCGATCACCGGATGGACCGCCACCCGCGAACGTGAGTCGTCGTTCCCGACGATCATGCGGTTCGGCATCATCCCGCTGTTCCTGTTCGGCGGTGCGTTCTTCCCCGTCAGCCAACTGCCCGACTGGATCGAACCGGTCGCCAAGGTCACGCCGCTCTGGCACGGCGTCGAGCTGTGCCGCAACGCGGTCCACGGCCGGCTCGGCGTGACCGAGGCGCTCGTGCACTGCACGGTGCTGCTCGCCTTCGCGCTGGGTGGTTGGGCGCTCTCCCGGTGGGCCTTCGCGAAGCGGTTGGCGGCATGA
- a CDS encoding ABC transporter ATP-binding protein, with the protein MTASGGDVLISARQLVKRFDDFVAVDGIDVEVRPGESFGFLGPNGAGKSSTMRMIGCVSPVTDGHLSIFGLDPASDGKQIRARMGVVPQLDQLDEQLTVEDNMVLYGRYFDIPRAECRRRTAELLDFVQLADRAKSRIEPLSGGMKRRVTIARSLINEPELLLLDEPTTGLDPQARHVLWDRLYRLKQRGVTLVLTTHYMDEAEQLCDRLVVMDHGKIVAEGSPRDLITTHSTREVLELRYAAGTNEERSSEVDGIGDRSELLPDRVLIYANDGEAALHEVHARGSQPESALVRRSSLEDVFLRLTGRTLVD; encoded by the coding sequence ATGACAGCTTCTGGTGGTGACGTCCTGATCAGCGCACGGCAACTGGTGAAACGATTCGACGACTTCGTCGCTGTCGACGGCATCGACGTCGAGGTGCGCCCCGGCGAGTCGTTCGGGTTCCTCGGCCCCAACGGTGCCGGCAAGTCGTCGACGATGCGGATGATCGGATGTGTCTCTCCGGTCACCGATGGCCACCTGAGCATCTTCGGTCTCGACCCGGCGAGCGACGGCAAGCAGATCCGGGCTCGCATGGGCGTCGTGCCGCAGCTCGACCAACTCGACGAGCAGCTCACGGTCGAGGACAACATGGTGCTGTACGGCCGGTACTTCGACATTCCCCGTGCCGAGTGCCGACGCCGCACCGCCGAGCTGCTCGACTTCGTGCAGCTCGCCGATCGCGCCAAGAGCCGGATCGAGCCGCTGTCGGGCGGCATGAAGCGCCGGGTCACGATCGCCCGCTCGCTGATCAACGAGCCCGAACTCTTGCTGCTCGACGAACCGACGACCGGACTCGACCCGCAGGCCCGCCACGTGCTGTGGGACCGGCTCTACCGCCTGAAGCAGCGCGGTGTCACGCTCGTGCTGACCACGCACTACATGGACGAAGCCGAGCAGCTCTGCGACCGACTCGTCGTGATGGACCACGGCAAGATCGTCGCCGAGGGCTCTCCGCGCGACCTGATCACCACCCACTCCACCCGTGAGGTGCTCGAGCTCCGCTACGCCGCCGGCACCAACGAGGAGCGGTCGAGCGAGGTCGACGGGATCGGCGACCGCAGCGAGCTGCTGCCCGACCGGGTGCTGATCTACGCGAACGACGGCGAAGCGGCACTTCACGAGGTGCACGCCCGGGGCAGCCAGCCAGAGTCCGCGCTCGTCCGACGCAGCTCGCTCGAAGACGTCTTCCTCCGGCTCACCGGCCGGACGCTGGTGGACTGA